In Oncorhynchus nerka isolate Pitt River linkage group LG21, Oner_Uvic_2.0, whole genome shotgun sequence, the following are encoded in one genomic region:
- the LOC115104050 gene encoding proline-rich protein 15-like protein A: MADPSPGWWKLTFLRKKKSEPKVLYEIPAEHGSNTTPHSGAPGPVEGNTEDSQLNARLERIVDKTATKGRHVKVSHSGRFKEKKKIRATLAETPDLFPGHKPSDKNL; the protein is encoded by the coding sequence atGGCTGACCCATCGCCTGGCTGGTGGAAGCTGACCTTCCTACGTAAGAAGAAGTCAGAGCCCAAGGTTCTGTACGAGATCCCAGCGGAGCACGGCAGCAATACCACACCCCACAGTGGAGCCCCCGGGCCAGTAGAGGGCAACACAGAGGACAGCCAATTGAACGCCCGTCTGGAGAGGATAGTGGATAAGACGGCCACCAAGGGACGCCATGTCAAAGTGTCCCACTCGGGACGTTttaaagagaagaagaagatcaggGCCACGTTAGCAGAAACGCCCGATCTGTTCCCTGGTCACAAGCCTAGCGACAAGAACCTCTGA